A section of the Spirochaetota bacterium genome encodes:
- a CDS encoding S1 RNA-binding domain-containing protein, translating into MSDAREKTDEQISMENIAKSALESIPPRKMLQGEIVTIDNDFVYVNVGTKSDGRVSLEEFKNRPAVGDVIDIMLQNSRMVDGMYIFSHEAALREKGWQTFVDLVKSGAQHVSGTVLSSSNKGVIVDVEGIQAFLPFSHAGDVKVKNNASAGLTFTFKIKSVDEKKKSLLLSRKEYLDEQKEKFWNNLAASFKPGDRITGKVTKFVDFGVFVDIGGVEGLLHKNDITWKRVFKKKNIIKVGEEREFVILDINRPEGKISLGLKQLVDDPWTHIDEKYHVGDRVNGRVVTIVNQGVFMEIEDGIEGFLGAHDVSWTKKMISTKDTFAKGQVIEVMVTSVDSRERKLALGLKQILPNPWDSIEQRFPAGTVLKRQVKKVVSFGMFVGIDDDIDGLVHQSDISWEDSSRDPAHSYKAGDEVEFKILEIRRDEMKISCGIKQLTRSPWEAIKEKYPPRSRVSGIISGVVQFGVFVKLEGDVEGLVHVSEVSRRKIENLEDKFKTGDQVSAVVLGVDVDRKRLSLSIKQLEAAEEKEVLSKILNNAGSSRVTIGDLIKMKQGE; encoded by the coding sequence ATGAGCGACGCACGTGAAAAGACCGATGAACAGATCAGCATGGAAAACATCGCCAAGAGCGCGCTGGAATCCATCCCGCCCCGTAAGATGTTACAGGGAGAAATAGTCACCATAGACAACGATTTTGTTTATGTCAACGTGGGGACAAAGTCCGACGGGCGGGTGAGCCTGGAAGAATTCAAGAACCGTCCGGCCGTGGGAGATGTTATCGACATAATGCTGCAGAACAGCCGTATGGTTGACGGCATGTACATCTTCTCGCACGAGGCCGCGCTCAGGGAAAAAGGCTGGCAGACGTTCGTCGACCTGGTGAAAAGCGGCGCCCAGCATGTGTCGGGGACCGTACTCAGCTCCAGCAACAAGGGCGTAATCGTCGATGTCGAGGGGATTCAGGCTTTTCTCCCCTTTTCGCATGCGGGTGATGTGAAGGTAAAAAACAATGCAAGCGCCGGTCTTACGTTCACCTTCAAGATCAAGAGCGTCGATGAGAAAAAGAAATCACTGCTCCTCAGCCGGAAAGAATACCTGGACGAGCAAAAGGAAAAATTCTGGAATAATCTCGCCGCCTCGTTCAAACCCGGCGACCGGATCACCGGCAAAGTCACGAAATTCGTCGATTTCGGGGTGTTCGTCGATATCGGAGGGGTCGAGGGACTCCTGCATAAGAACGATATAACCTGGAAACGTGTTTTCAAGAAGAAGAACATTATTAAAGTCGGCGAGGAACGCGAGTTCGTGATACTCGATATCAATCGCCCCGAAGGGAAAATTTCCCTGGGATTGAAACAGCTCGTGGACGATCCCTGGACACATATCGATGAGAAGTACCATGTGGGCGACAGGGTGAACGGGCGGGTGGTCACTATTGTGAACCAGGGCGTGTTCATGGAGATAGAGGACGGCATAGAGGGTTTCCTGGGCGCGCATGACGTTTCGTGGACCAAGAAGATGATTTCCACCAAGGACACGTTTGCGAAAGGGCAGGTGATCGAGGTAATGGTCACGTCCGTCGACTCGAGGGAGCGAAAGCTTGCACTCGGGCTCAAGCAGATACTTCCGAATCCGTGGGACAGCATTGAGCAGCGCTTCCCGGCAGGTACCGTCCTGAAGCGCCAGGTGAAAAAGGTGGTCTCCTTCGGGATGTTCGTGGGAATAGATGACGATATCGATGGCCTTGTCCACCAGTCCGACATCAGCTGGGAAGATTCATCGAGGGATCCGGCTCACTCCTACAAGGCGGGCGACGAGGTCGAATTCAAGATTCTCGAAATTCGCCGGGACGAGATGAAGATATCGTGCGGTATCAAACAGCTCACTCGTTCTCCCTGGGAGGCGATAAAGGAAAAATATCCGCCCCGGTCGCGTGTATCCGGTATCATCTCCGGCGTCGTGCAGTTCGGTGTATTCGTGAAGCTCGAAGGCGATGTGGAGGGCCTCGTCCACGTATCCGAGGTCTCCCGCCGCAAGATAGAGAATCTCGAGGATAAATTCAAAACCGGGGACCAGGTTAGCGCCGTAGTCCTGGGCGTCGACGTCGACCGAAAGCGGCTCTCCCTCAGCATAAAGCAGCTCGAGGCGGCCGAAGAAAAGGAAGTACTCTCCAAGATCCTCAATAACGCCGGTTCCTCCCGCGTTACCATCGGCGATCTGATCAAGATGAAGCAGGGAGAATAG
- a CDS encoding tetratricopeptide repeat protein: MESREIEIRRNIVEKALMTVKDYVRHHRKQVAYGAAGTLIGAIFVMSMVVYYDHRASTELVQFEQALDKYRAGFPADDRERGAALDKAAQELAAIVDSSYWGYVHEFGYYIIGNLFFAESRYKESKDYFLRFTDKNPGSFFAPMGLQQAARSCEYLGDVKGAKQIYVVIEKEYGKSAISDQISYDLGRLSEQEGDHFKAREYFNKVVSEFPRSPFAQKAKERIMLLGVAEKKDTRP; this comes from the coding sequence ATGGAATCCAGGGAAATTGAAATAAGGCGAAACATCGTCGAAAAAGCCCTCATGACAGTCAAGGACTACGTGAGGCACCATCGAAAACAGGTGGCATACGGTGCGGCCGGGACGCTTATCGGCGCCATCTTCGTTATGAGCATGGTTGTTTACTATGACCACAGGGCAAGCACCGAGCTCGTTCAGTTCGAACAGGCGCTTGACAAGTATCGCGCGGGCTTTCCGGCGGACGACAGGGAGCGTGGGGCTGCCCTTGACAAGGCTGCACAAGAGCTCGCTGCTATCGTCGATTCTTCTTACTGGGGCTACGTACACGAATTCGGATATTATATAATCGGGAACCTGTTCTTTGCCGAGAGCAGGTACAAGGAATCGAAAGACTACTTTCTCAGGTTTACGGATAAAAACCCGGGATCGTTTTTCGCCCCTATGGGACTCCAGCAGGCGGCTCGTTCATGCGAATACCTGGGCGACGTTAAGGGGGCGAAACAGATATATGTCGTGATCGAGAAGGAATACGGCAAAAGCGCGATTTCAGATCAGATTTCCTACGATCTCGGACGATTAAGCGAGCAAGAAGGCGATCATTTCAAGGCACGCGAGTATTTTAACAAGGTTGTCTCTGAATTTCCGCGCTCCCCGTTCGCGCAGAAAGCCAAGGAGAGGATCATGCTGCTGGGAGTCGCGGAGAAGAAGGATACGCGGCCCTGA
- the rpmF gene encoding 50S ribosomal protein L32 has product MAVPKRRKSKSKSRMRRSHDAIGAPNLRPCPKCGAYALPHRVCPSCGYYKDILVVAPKIRTKETK; this is encoded by the coding sequence GTGGCTGTTCCAAAGAGAAGAAAATCAAAATCAAAAAGCAGGATGCGCCGCTCACATGACGCCATTGGTGCTCCGAACCTGCGTCCCTGTCCCAAGTGCGGCGCGTACGCACTGCCCCACAGGGTGTGTCCTTCGTGCGGATATTACAAGGACATACTTGTAGTAGCACCGAAAATAAGAACCAAAGAAACCAAGTAG
- a CDS encoding acyl carrier protein, with translation MSVDFEKIKKIIVDQLGVDESEVTEDASFMDDLGADSLDTVELVMALEEEFGIEIPDEDAEKLQTVGDALKYIQSKLK, from the coding sequence ATGTCGGTTGATTTCGAGAAGATAAAAAAGATCATCGTAGATCAGCTTGGCGTCGATGAGTCCGAAGTGACCGAAGACGCTTCTTTCATGGACGATCTCGGCGCAGATTCGCTCGACACCGTCGAGCTCGTAATGGCCCTTGAAGAAGAGTTCGGAATCGAGATACCGGATGAGGATGCGGAAAAGCTCCAGACCGTCGGGGATGCCCTCAAATATATCCAGTCCAAGCTCAAGTAA
- the rnc gene encoding ribonuclease III — MTTEEKDPRLKKKQRVRQLTHFQNNTRTKFSDKRLLNRALTHRSYINEAGPHVKDNERLEYLGDSVLALVVNEYLFKRFEKYVEGDLAKIKSAVVSEATLSKVAKEIQLGDFILLGRGEEISGGRSRNSILANTLEAVIGALYLDAGLKESKKFVLSLLKKDIERIDSASYYRDPKTTLQEYVQKKYREKPVYEVVKESGPDHLKEFTVTLIINGVRISSGSGSSKRKAEMEAARAALEAMLAGTENP; from the coding sequence ATGACAACAGAGGAAAAAGACCCCAGGCTCAAAAAGAAGCAGCGCGTTCGGCAACTCACACACTTTCAAAACAATACCAGGACGAAATTCAGCGACAAGCGCCTGTTGAACAGGGCGCTCACGCACCGGTCGTACATAAACGAGGCGGGTCCGCACGTGAAGGACAACGAGCGGCTGGAATACCTGGGCGATTCGGTGCTCGCGCTCGTGGTGAACGAATACCTGTTCAAGAGATTCGAAAAATATGTCGAGGGCGATCTCGCAAAGATCAAGTCCGCCGTGGTATCCGAAGCCACCCTCTCAAAGGTCGCCAAGGAGATCCAGCTGGGGGATTTTATCCTGCTGGGCAGGGGAGAAGAAATCAGCGGCGGGCGCAGCCGAAACTCGATTCTTGCGAACACCCTGGAAGCGGTGATTGGCGCGCTCTACCTTGATGCGGGCCTGAAGGAAAGCAAGAAATTCGTACTTTCGCTCCTCAAGAAAGACATCGAGCGGATCGACAGTGCTTCGTACTATCGCGATCCCAAGACCACATTGCAGGAGTATGTTCAAAAAAAATACCGCGAGAAGCCCGTCTACGAGGTAGTCAAGGAATCCGGCCCGGACCACCTGAAGGAATTTACCGTAACCCTTATTATCAATGGCGTGCGGATATCGAGCGGATCGGGGAGCAGCAAGAGGAAGGCGGAGATGGAAGCGGC